One window of the Paraburkholderia sp. PGU19 genome contains the following:
- the murA gene encoding UDP-N-acetylglucosamine 1-carboxyvinyltransferase has translation MDKLVIEGGQKLAGEIVVSGAKNAALPILCAGLLSAEPVHLDNVPDLQDVRTTLKLLGQMGVRTESSDGKVMLDASKVDNLVAPYELVKTMRASILVLGPLVARFGEAKVSLPGGCAIGARPVDQHIKGLQAMGAEINIEHGFIEARAKRLKGARIITDMITVTGTENLLMAAVLAEGETVIENAAREPEVGDLANLLVAMGAKIDGIGTDRLVIQGVDKLHGAQHTVVPDRIEAGTFLCAVAAAGGDVTLRHVRPQILEAVTDKLREAGVTIEEGDDWMRVRMSQRPKAVSFRTSEYPAFPTDMQAQFMALNTLAEGTSQVVETIFENRFMHVQELNRLGANITIDGKTALVNGVEKLSGAKVMATDLRASASLVIAGLCADGETLIDRIYHLDRGYDRMESKLTAVGANVRRIKGNQA, from the coding sequence ATGGACAAACTCGTGATTGAAGGCGGGCAGAAGCTCGCTGGTGAGATCGTTGTTTCGGGTGCGAAGAACGCGGCGCTGCCGATCCTTTGCGCAGGCTTGTTGAGCGCGGAGCCCGTTCACCTCGATAACGTGCCCGATCTGCAGGATGTGCGCACGACGCTCAAGCTGCTCGGCCAGATGGGCGTGCGCACGGAAAGCAGCGACGGCAAGGTGATGCTCGACGCGTCGAAGGTCGACAATCTGGTCGCGCCGTACGAACTCGTGAAGACGATGCGGGCGTCGATTCTGGTGCTCGGCCCGCTCGTCGCGCGCTTCGGCGAGGCGAAGGTATCGCTGCCGGGCGGCTGCGCGATCGGCGCACGGCCTGTGGACCAGCACATCAAGGGCCTGCAGGCGATGGGCGCCGAGATCAACATCGAGCACGGCTTCATCGAAGCGCGCGCGAAGCGTCTGAAGGGCGCGCGCATCATCACCGACATGATCACCGTCACGGGCACCGAAAACCTGCTGATGGCGGCCGTGCTCGCGGAAGGCGAGACGGTCATCGAAAACGCCGCGCGCGAGCCGGAAGTCGGTGATCTTGCGAATCTTCTGGTCGCGATGGGCGCGAAGATCGACGGCATCGGTACCGACCGTCTCGTGATTCAAGGCGTCGACAAACTGCACGGCGCACAGCACACGGTTGTGCCGGATCGTATCGAAGCGGGCACGTTCCTGTGCGCGGTCGCGGCGGCGGGCGGCGACGTCACGTTGCGCCATGTGCGTCCGCAGATTCTCGAAGCCGTGACGGACAAGCTGCGCGAAGCAGGCGTGACGATCGAAGAGGGCGACGACTGGATGCGCGTGCGCATGAGCCAGCGTCCGAAGGCCGTCTCGTTCCGCACGTCCGAATACCCGGCGTTCCCGACCGACATGCAGGCGCAGTTCATGGCGCTCAACACGCTGGCGGAAGGCACGTCGCAAGTGGTCGAAACGATCTTCGAAAACCGCTTCATGCACGTGCAGGAACTGAACCGTCTCGGCGCGAACATCACGATCGATGGCAAGACGGCGCTCGTCAACGGCGTCGAGAAGCTGTCGGGCGCGAAGGTGATGGCCACCGATCTGCGCGCGTCGGCGAGTCTCGTGATCGCGGGCCTGTGCGCGGATGGCGAAACGCTGATCGACCGCATCTATCACCTGGATCGCGGCTACGACCGGATGGAATCGAAACTCACCGCAGTCGGCGCGAACGTGCGCCGCATCAAGGGTAATCAGGCATGA
- a CDS encoding BolA family protein — MLPTPEQVKNYIAAGLPCEHLEVEGDGQHFFATIVSPNFEGKRLIQRHQLVYAALGDRMREEIHALSMKTLTPTEWQSA; from the coding sequence ATGTTACCCACTCCCGAACAGGTCAAGAATTACATCGCGGCGGGCCTTCCTTGCGAGCATCTCGAAGTGGAAGGCGACGGCCAGCATTTCTTCGCGACCATCGTGTCGCCGAATTTCGAAGGCAAGCGTCTGATTCAACGGCATCAACTCGTGTATGCGGCGCTCGGCGACCGCATGCGTGAAGAGATCCACGCGCTCAGCATGAAAACGCTGACGCCCACCGAATGGCAAAGCGCCTGA